A stretch of Chloroflexota bacterium DNA encodes these proteins:
- a CDS encoding glycosyltransferase family 2 protein, giving the protein MIDLSIVIVSYNTCGLLRYCLHSVFASIAVKPFAAEVWVVDNASVDGSPQMVCAEFPSVHLIINKYNRGFATACNQAIEQTTGRYVLLLNPDTVVLGETLGRMVEMMDSYPEAGAAGCRLLNPNGTIQHSCFRFPGLWMSFLDFFPINYRLLNSRLNGRYPWRCYEQLFPIDHPLGACLVVRRETIQQVGLLDEQFFMYCEEIDWCMRIKRGGWQIYYLPGTDIIHYGAQSTLQFRSQMFVELHKSRYRLFAKHYDRFFRWAVRGIVRLGVAKEALVAWWKAHRGQLSELELRDRLAAYGQVFRM; this is encoded by the coding sequence GTGATCGACCTTTCGATTGTGATCGTCAGCTATAATACGTGTGGCCTCCTTAGATACTGCCTGCATTCGGTATTTGCTAGCATTGCGGTCAAGCCATTTGCGGCTGAGGTATGGGTTGTAGATAACGCCTCGGTTGATGGTAGTCCTCAGATGGTATGTGCCGAATTCCCTTCCGTTCATCTTATCATCAATAAATACAACCGAGGCTTTGCGACGGCTTGCAACCAGGCTATAGAGCAAACGACAGGTCGCTATGTGCTTCTGCTTAACCCTGATACGGTTGTTCTTGGTGAGACACTCGGTCGGATGGTCGAGATGATGGACTCCTATCCGGAAGCTGGCGCAGCCGGTTGCCGTTTACTTAACCCTAATGGTACCATTCAACACTCGTGTTTCCGTTTCCCTGGACTCTGGATGAGCTTCCTGGATTTCTTTCCCATCAATTATCGCCTCCTGAACTCGCGCTTGAACGGTCGCTATCCCTGGCGATGCTATGAACAACTCTTTCCCATCGATCATCCGCTGGGGGCGTGCTTGGTGGTCAGACGAGAGACCATTCAACAGGTTGGGTTACTGGATGAGCAGTTCTTCATGTATTGCGAAGAGATCGATTGGTGTATGCGAATTAAGCGGGGTGGGTGGCAGATTTATTATCTACCAGGAACAGACATCATCCATTATGGGGCCCAAAGCACCCTTCAATTTCGCTCTCAAATGTTCGTCGAGCTGCACAAAAGCAGATACCGCCTCTTTGCGAAGCATTATGACCGTTTCTTTCGATGGGCGGTTAGGGGCATAGTGCGATTGGGTGTTGCCAAAGAGGCGCTGGTAGCCTGGTGGAAAGCACACCGCGGACAGCTCAGCGAGCTTGAACTGAGAGATAGGCTCGCTGCTTATGGCCAGGTCTTTCGGATGTAA
- a CDS encoding TIGR00300 family protein, with the protein MTKEQTKTRQRHQYSQVVEVKGHIIDSLIFPRILDELIDLGAEFKILRLDVGRGRTDPSYARLEVIAPSEEMLHTIVSAVQRLGATPLRVENATCTPAPKDGVFPENFYSSTNIPTLIRWEGEWIAVEHPEMDCGIVIQNGHARCVPVCEVKKGDLVAVGDKGIRVLPLERPRVPSPIFGFMGSPVSSEKPKSALIKDIADKMREVRARGGKILVVAGPAIIHTGSRDYLCRLIERRQIDYLFAGNALAAHDIEYAFYRTSLGVPLDGSQPLEQGHEHHLRAINRIRSVGGIKQAVEAGILQEGIMYTCVKYGIDYVLAGSIRDDGPLPEVVTDVIQAQSEMRKRIHDGVQLALMLSTMLHSIAVGNLLPATIYTVCVDINPAALTKMVDRGSFQTVGLVMDVASFLRELVELLEEPVSPLPAIAAKTKEH; encoded by the coding sequence ATGACAAAGGAACAAACAAAGACAAGGCAGAGGCATCAATATAGCCAGGTTGTTGAAGTCAAGGGTCACATCATCGACTCCCTGATCTTCCCCCGCATACTGGACGAACTGATTGATCTGGGCGCCGAGTTCAAGATATTGCGGCTGGATGTAGGTAGGGGACGAACAGATCCCAGCTATGCGCGACTGGAGGTCATAGCACCCAGCGAGGAGATGCTACATACCATCGTTAGCGCGGTTCAACGCCTGGGTGCTACCCCCCTCCGTGTAGAAAACGCCACCTGTACTCCCGCCCCCAAAGATGGTGTATTTCCAGAGAACTTCTACTCTTCTACCAATATACCCACGTTGATCAGGTGGGAGGGGGAATGGATAGCCGTGGAGCACCCCGAGATGGATTGTGGTATCGTCATCCAGAATGGGCATGCCCGATGCGTCCCAGTTTGCGAGGTGAAGAAGGGGGATCTGGTGGCTGTTGGGGACAAGGGTATTCGCGTCCTGCCCCTGGAACGTCCCCGAGTACCCTCGCCCATATTTGGCTTCATGGGTAGTCCGGTATCAAGCGAAAAACCAAAATCGGCCCTGATCAAGGACATCGCCGATAAGATGCGTGAGGTGAGAGCAAGGGGTGGGAAGATCCTTGTTGTAGCCGGACCAGCTATCATTCACACTGGATCCCGTGATTACCTCTGTCGCTTGATTGAGCGAAGACAGATCGATTACCTATTTGCGGGCAACGCCTTGGCTGCTCACGATATCGAATACGCTTTCTACCGAACCTCGCTTGGTGTGCCCCTTGATGGGAGCCAACCGCTTGAGCAGGGACACGAACACCACCTCCGCGCCATCAATCGCATCCGGTCCGTTGGTGGTATCAAGCAGGCAGTAGAGGCAGGGATCTTACAAGAGGGCATAATGTACACCTGTGTAAAGTACGGTATTGATTATGTCCTCGCTGGATCCATCAGAGATGATGGACCACTACCCGAGGTGGTGACGGATGTCATCCAAGCCCAGAGTGAAATGCGAAAGCGGATCCACGATGGGGTGCAGCTGGCTTTAATGCTCTCTACAATGTTACATTCCATTGCCGTCGGTAACCTGTTACCGGCTACCATTTACACCGTCTGTGTCGATATCAACCCAGCCGCACTGACCAAAATGGTCGACCGTGGTAGCTTTCAGACGGTGGGATTAGTGATGGATGTGGCCAGTTTCCTGCGGGAGCTGGTCGAACTACTGGAAGAGCCTGTAAGTCCCCTACCCGCGATAGCAGCGAAGACCAAAGAACACTAG
- a CDS encoding glycosyltransferase family 2 protein: MGKVSALVITKNEERHIGPCLESLVWADEIVVLDAFSTDQTVEIARRYTIRVLQRHFVSFPEQRNAAMSLAAHQWVLFVDADERITPELASEIRMVLDDEDGAGITAGQCAEITTGQGERIAGYWIPRENIIWGKWIRYGGWYPDYQLRLLRRGWAKYDESREVHELVQLTGGAGRLSNRLIHYNYEYLAQFLCKQDLYAQYEARTMFRRGIKPRWRSFVLQPLREFKRHYIDLRGYLDGFHGLLLAVLLAYYNLVTYFRLQRMWQGNL; the protein is encoded by the coding sequence ATGGGCAAGGTTTCGGCGCTTGTTATAACTAAGAACGAAGAGAGGCATATCGGTCCGTGTCTGGAGAGTCTAGTCTGGGCGGACGAAATCGTGGTGTTAGATGCCTTCAGCACGGATCAGACGGTCGAGATTGCTCGCCGGTACACGATCAGGGTCCTTCAACGCCATTTCGTGTCCTTCCCTGAGCAGCGCAACGCGGCTATGTCGTTAGCTGCTCATCAGTGGGTGCTTTTCGTTGACGCTGATGAGCGCATAACGCCTGAGCTTGCCTCGGAGATACGTATGGTGCTGGACGACGAAGATGGAGCGGGTATCACCGCGGGCCAGTGTGCCGAGATAACTACTGGCCAGGGGGAAAGGATCGCAGGATACTGGATACCGCGAGAGAACATTATTTGGGGGAAATGGATTCGCTATGGGGGTTGGTACCCAGATTATCAACTACGCCTCTTGCGCCGGGGGTGGGCCAAATATGATGAATCCCGCGAGGTGCACGAGTTGGTACAGTTGACTGGGGGAGCGGGTAGGCTGAGTAATAGACTGATCCATTATAACTACGAATATTTGGCGCAATTTCTATGCAAACAGGATTTGTACGCTCAATATGAGGCCAGAACTATGTTTCGGAGGGGTATCAAGCCCAGGTGGCGCTCCTTCGTTCTACAGCCGCTACGGGAGTTCAAAAGGCACTATATCGACCTCCGTGGCTATTTAGATGGATTCCATGGCTTGCTCTTAGCTGTCCTTCTTGCCTATTATAACCTTGTCACTTACTTCAGGCTACAGCGAATGTGGCAGGGCAATCTTTAA